A section of the Cryobacterium soli genome encodes:
- the chvE gene encoding multiple monosaccharide ABC transporter substrate-binding protein, with amino-acid sequence MSKTKKIFALAAAGVFALTLASCASNGSTSTSSDGAAASGADCNVGISMPTRSLERWINDGDQLKKLLEDAGCTVDLQYADNKTDQQISQIQNQVAGGSKILVVAAVDGKVLAPVLAEAKKQDATVIAYDRLINGTPDVDYYATFDNYKVGQLQGEFIEKELDLANATGPINLEPFAGSPDDNNAKFFFSGAWDVLLPYVEKGVLVVPSGQSPASDDDWASIGIQGWASDKAQSEMDNRLSSFYTGGDKVDVVLSPNDSLAIGIEASLKSAGYAPGADYPIITGQDADKANVKAILDGEQSMTVWKDTRTLGKQVFDMIQEIVAGDDVTVNDTKTYDNGDHVVPSYLLDPEVVVKDDVQSKLIDSGFIKASDVGL; translated from the coding sequence ATGTCCAAGACCAAGAAAATTTTCGCCCTCGCGGCGGCCGGCGTCTTCGCGCTGACGCTCGCATCCTGCGCCAGCAATGGATCCACGTCGACCAGCTCCGACGGGGCCGCAGCCTCCGGTGCCGACTGCAACGTCGGTATCTCCATGCCCACCCGTTCGCTCGAACGCTGGATCAACGACGGCGACCAGCTCAAGAAGCTGCTCGAAGACGCCGGCTGCACGGTCGACCTGCAGTACGCAGACAACAAGACCGACCAGCAGATCAGCCAGATCCAGAACCAGGTCGCCGGCGGATCGAAGATCCTCGTCGTGGCCGCCGTCGACGGCAAGGTGCTCGCACCGGTGCTCGCCGAGGCCAAGAAGCAGGACGCCACCGTCATCGCCTACGACCGCCTGATCAACGGCACCCCGGATGTCGACTACTACGCGACCTTCGACAACTACAAGGTGGGCCAGCTGCAGGGCGAGTTCATCGAGAAGGAACTCGACCTGGCCAACGCGACCGGACCGATCAACCTCGAACCGTTCGCCGGCAGCCCCGACGACAACAACGCCAAGTTCTTCTTCTCCGGCGCCTGGGACGTTCTGCTGCCCTACGTCGAGAAGGGCGTGCTCGTGGTTCCGAGCGGCCAGTCGCCCGCCTCAGACGACGACTGGGCCTCTATCGGCATCCAGGGCTGGGCCAGCGACAAGGCACAGTCCGAGATGGACAACCGTCTGTCGTCCTTCTACACCGGCGGCGACAAGGTCGACGTGGTGCTCTCCCCGAACGACAGCCTGGCCATCGGCATCGAGGCCTCGCTGAAGTCCGCCGGATACGCACCGGGCGCCGACTACCCGATCATCACCGGACAGGACGCCGACAAGGCCAACGTCAAGGCGATCCTCGACGGCGAGCAGTCCATGACCGTGTGGAAGGACACCCGCACGCTCGGCAAGCAGGTCTTCGACATGATCCAGGAGATCGTGGCCGGCGATGACGTCACCGTCAACGACACCAAGACCTACGACAACGGCGACCACGTGGTTCCGTCCTACCTGCTCGACCCCGAGGTCGTCGTCAAGGACGACGTGCAGTCCAAGCTCATCGACTCCGGCTTCATCAAGGCATCGGACGTCGGACTCTAA
- the xylA gene encoding xylose isomerase — translation MSLTPTPADKFSFGLWTIGYNGADPFGGPTRPQLDTVEAVTRLAELGAYGLTFHDDDLFAFGSTDAARQKEIDRLKQVLADTGVIVPMITTNLFSAPVFKDGGFTSNDRSVRRFALRKVLRNLDLAAELGAKTFVMWGGREGAEYDAAKDIRSALDRYREAVNLLGDYVTDKGYDIRFAIEPKPNEPRGDILLPTVGHAMAFITTLERPELVGVNPEVGHEQMAGLNFTAGIAQALYQGKLFHIDLNGQRGIKYDQDLVFGHGDLQNAFSLVDLLENGGPNGGPSYDGPRHFDYKPSRTEDITGVWDSAAANMRTYLLLKERAAAFRADPEVQEQLAASRVPELSVPTLSEGESYDDFLADTSAYEDFAPEEYFGGKGFGFVRLQQLALEHLLGAR, via the coding sequence ATGTCCCTCACCCCCACCCCCGCCGACAAGTTCTCGTTCGGCCTGTGGACCATCGGCTACAACGGGGCTGACCCGTTCGGCGGGCCGACCCGCCCGCAGCTCGACACCGTCGAGGCGGTCACTCGCCTGGCAGAGCTCGGCGCCTACGGACTGACCTTCCACGACGACGACCTCTTCGCCTTCGGCTCCACGGATGCCGCCCGCCAGAAAGAGATCGACCGCCTCAAGCAGGTCCTCGCCGACACCGGCGTGATCGTTCCGATGATCACCACCAACCTCTTCAGCGCCCCCGTCTTCAAGGACGGCGGCTTCACCTCGAACGACCGCTCCGTGCGCCGGTTCGCGCTCCGCAAGGTGCTGCGCAACCTCGACCTCGCCGCCGAGCTCGGTGCCAAGACCTTCGTCATGTGGGGCGGCCGCGAGGGCGCAGAGTACGACGCGGCCAAGGACATCCGTTCGGCCCTCGACCGTTACCGCGAGGCCGTGAACCTGCTCGGCGACTACGTCACCGACAAGGGCTACGACATCCGCTTCGCCATCGAACCCAAGCCCAACGAACCGCGCGGCGACATCCTGCTGCCCACGGTCGGCCACGCCATGGCGTTCATCACCACCCTCGAGCGCCCCGAACTCGTCGGCGTGAACCCCGAGGTCGGCCACGAGCAGATGGCCGGACTGAACTTCACCGCCGGCATCGCCCAGGCGCTCTACCAGGGCAAGCTGTTCCACATCGACCTCAACGGCCAGCGCGGCATCAAGTACGACCAGGACCTGGTCTTCGGCCACGGCGACCTGCAGAACGCGTTCTCGCTGGTGGACCTGCTCGAGAACGGCGGCCCGAACGGCGGCCCGTCCTACGACGGCCCGCGCCACTTCGACTACAAGCCGAGCCGCACCGAGGACATCACGGGCGTCTGGGACTCCGCCGCCGCGAACATGCGCACCTACCTGCTGCTCAAGGAGCGCGCCGCGGCCTTCCGCGCCGACCCCGAGGTGCAGGAGCAGCTCGCTGCCTCGCGCGTTCCGGAATTGTCGGTGCCGACCCTGTCCGAGGGCGAAAGCTACGACGACTTCCTCGCCGACACCTCGGCCTACGAGGACTTCGCCCCCGAGGAGTACTTCGGCGGCAAGGGCTTCGGCTTCGTGCGCCTGCAGCAGCTGGCCCTCGAGCACCTGCTCGGCGCCCGCTAA
- a CDS encoding MarR family winged helix-turn-helix transcriptional regulator: MSGPASALESGDIPPAPVPNGVIDAFYLLQNAEALHQSRLRERLNIGANELGALQFISRLASLGRDVRALDVAHSLGVTSGATSVILSHLVKLGYLTRTANPRDGRGKLLHLSPEATSAVSHTLDDSQSVLSLLVSGMSLREAKRVVVLLTAVTSAIDDGAQPAA, from the coding sequence ATGAGCGGCCCTGCTTCCGCCCTCGAATCAGGCGATATCCCGCCGGCACCCGTGCCCAACGGCGTCATCGACGCGTTCTACCTGCTGCAGAACGCCGAGGCGCTGCACCAGTCCCGGCTGCGCGAGCGGCTCAACATCGGCGCCAACGAACTCGGCGCCCTGCAGTTCATCTCCCGCCTGGCAAGTCTCGGTCGGGACGTGCGGGCCCTGGACGTGGCGCACAGCCTGGGTGTGACGAGCGGTGCCACGTCGGTCATCCTGTCGCACCTGGTGAAGCTGGGCTATCTCACCCGCACGGCCAACCCGCGGGACGGCCGGGGCAAGCTGCTGCACCTCAGCCCCGAGGCCACGAGCGCCGTGAGTCACACCCTGGACGACAGCCAGTCCGTGCTCAGCCTGCTGGTGTCTGGGATGTCGCTGCGCGAGGCGAAGCGGGTCGTCGTGTTGCTCACAGCGGTGACGTCCGCGATCGACGACGGCGCGCAGCCGGCCGCGTAG
- a CDS encoding ice-binding family protein — MATTSPRRSLVRTVCGLGLTAALVFGAASSASAAVTTDGPINLGTAASYGVLAASAVTNTGPTVVNGDLGISPGTAITGFGAAPNGIVNGTVHATDAAALQAQRDTTTAYNVAAALTPTTTGISELTGLSLTPGVYTGGALALSNNGSLTLAGAADSVWVFQAASTLTIGSATQIIITGGANACNVFWQVGSSASIGTGAAFQGTILAQQSITATTSATIVGRLLARSAAVTLDTNTITAPTGCAAPGTPVGTTAPTITSGAPADATEGTPYSHTVTATGTPTPTFTVTAGTLPAGLTLDENTGVISGTPTTPGSTGFTVSAGNGTAPDATADYTVTTTPAAVVTPTPTPTATPTATPTPTSTQPAPLVPTPTNSAAPGGGGGRGAGEGMLAETGANAAPVLVVGALVVLAGIALVTFVGLRRRHARTHNQ, encoded by the coding sequence ATGGCCACAACCTCCCCTCGCCGCTCCCTGGTGCGAACGGTGTGCGGCCTCGGCCTCACCGCAGCCCTCGTCTTCGGCGCTGCTTCCTCCGCGTCCGCGGCCGTCACCACCGATGGCCCGATCAACCTCGGCACCGCGGCGAGCTACGGCGTGCTCGCCGCCAGCGCGGTCACCAACACCGGCCCGACGGTCGTCAACGGTGACCTGGGCATCTCGCCCGGCACTGCCATCACCGGGTTCGGCGCCGCCCCCAACGGCATCGTCAACGGCACCGTGCACGCCACCGATGCCGCGGCGCTTCAGGCCCAACGCGACACCACCACGGCCTACAACGTCGCCGCGGCGCTCACGCCCACCACTACGGGAATCAGCGAGTTGACCGGCCTCTCCCTCACCCCCGGCGTGTACACCGGCGGCGCACTGGCGCTCTCGAACAACGGCTCCCTCACCCTGGCCGGCGCCGCGGACTCCGTCTGGGTCTTCCAGGCTGCCTCGACCCTCACCATCGGGTCGGCGACCCAGATCATCATCACCGGCGGCGCGAACGCCTGCAACGTGTTCTGGCAGGTCGGCAGCTCCGCGTCGATCGGCACCGGTGCCGCCTTCCAGGGCACCATCCTGGCCCAGCAGTCGATCACTGCGACCACGAGCGCCACCATCGTCGGCCGGTTGCTCGCCCGCTCCGCCGCGGTCACCCTCGACACCAACACCATCACCGCTCCCACGGGCTGCGCCGCCCCGGGCACGCCGGTCGGTACGACGGCACCCACCATCACCTCGGGCGCACCGGCGGACGCGACGGAAGGCACGCCCTACTCGCACACCGTCACCGCCACTGGCACCCCGACGCCCACCTTCACCGTGACCGCCGGCACGCTGCCGGCCGGCCTCACGCTGGATGAGAACACAGGTGTCATCTCCGGGACCCCCACGACCCCGGGTTCGACGGGCTTCACCGTCTCGGCCGGTAACGGCACGGCACCGGATGCGACGGCCGACTACACCGTGACGACCACGCCGGCCGCCGTGGTCACGCCGACTCCGACGCCGACCGCCACCCCGACGGCCACGCCTACGCCCACGAGCACCCAGCCCGCGCCGCTGGTTCCCACGCCCACCAACAGCGCCGCCCCCGGCGGCGGTGGCGGCCGCGGTGCCGGCGAGGGCATGCTGGCCGAGACCGGCGCCAATGCCGCCCCGGTTCTCGTGGTCGGCGCACTGGTCGTTCTGGCCGGCATCGCCTTGGTGACGTTCGTCGGCCTGCGTCGCCGCCACGCACGCACGCACAACCAGTAG
- the xylB gene encoding xylulokinase, whose product MLVAGVDSSTQSCKVVVRDAETGALVRTGKASHPAGTEVDPAAWWDALLLAIREAGGLDDVAAVSVAAQQHGMVVLDEDGRVIRPALLWNDTRSAQAAIDLIEEVGAAEYARRTGVVPVASFTVTKLRWLRDAEPANAARVAAVALPHDWLSWRLRGYGPAGESELGPQLDQLSTDRSDASGTGYYSAALGEYDRELLARGLGHVAVLPRVLGPGDTAGTTVALPGVPAGLVVGVGAGDNAGAALGLGAAAGDVIVSIGTSGTVFAVTEQPSEDASGTVAGFADASGLHLPLIATLNAARILDSIAGLLGVDHTELGKLALEAQPGADGLVLQPYFEGERTPNLPDATASLFGMTLGSTTRPNLARAAIEGLLCGLADGLDAVRAQGVTVERILLIGGAAQNVAVQLIAAQVFEVPVAVPTPGEYVADGGATQAAWSLTGTRPAWSVAIASQPTPDFHPVIRSQYAAHRA is encoded by the coding sequence ATGCTGGTTGCCGGAGTCGACTCGTCGACACAGAGTTGCAAGGTGGTCGTTCGGGATGCCGAGACGGGGGCGCTCGTGCGCACCGGTAAGGCCAGCCACCCGGCCGGCACCGAGGTCGACCCGGCCGCCTGGTGGGATGCGTTGCTCCTCGCGATCCGCGAGGCGGGCGGCCTGGACGACGTGGCCGCCGTCTCGGTGGCCGCGCAGCAGCACGGCATGGTCGTGCTCGATGAGGACGGCCGGGTCATCCGCCCCGCCCTGCTCTGGAACGACACCCGCAGCGCCCAAGCAGCGATCGACCTGATCGAGGAGGTCGGCGCCGCCGAGTACGCCCGCCGCACCGGCGTGGTACCGGTGGCCTCGTTCACGGTCACCAAGCTGCGCTGGCTGCGCGACGCCGAGCCGGCCAACGCCGCCCGGGTCGCAGCCGTGGCCCTGCCCCACGATTGGCTCAGCTGGCGCCTGCGCGGCTACGGCCCCGCAGGCGAGAGCGAGTTGGGCCCGCAGCTCGACCAACTCAGCACCGACCGGTCGGATGCCAGTGGCACCGGCTACTACTCGGCCGCACTGGGCGAGTACGACCGCGAGCTGCTCGCCCGCGGGCTCGGCCACGTCGCCGTGCTCCCCCGGGTGCTCGGCCCTGGCGACACCGCCGGCACCACGGTGGCGCTGCCCGGGGTTCCCGCCGGGCTCGTCGTGGGCGTCGGCGCCGGCGACAACGCCGGTGCGGCCCTCGGCCTCGGTGCCGCGGCCGGCGACGTCATCGTCTCCATCGGCACCAGCGGCACGGTCTTCGCCGTGACCGAGCAGCCCAGCGAGGATGCCTCGGGCACCGTGGCCGGGTTCGCCGACGCCAGCGGGCTGCACCTGCCGCTGATCGCCACCCTCAACGCCGCGCGCATCCTGGACTCGATCGCTGGACTGCTCGGTGTGGACCACACCGAGCTCGGCAAGCTGGCACTCGAGGCACAGCCGGGCGCCGACGGCCTCGTGCTGCAGCCGTACTTCGAAGGCGAACGCACCCCCAACCTGCCGGATGCCACCGCCTCGCTGTTCGGGATGACCCTGGGTTCGACCACCCGGCCCAACCTCGCCCGCGCCGCGATCGAGGGGCTGCTCTGCGGCCTGGCCGACGGACTGGACGCGGTCCGCGCCCAGGGCGTCACCGTGGAGCGGATCCTGCTGATCGGCGGCGCCGCACAGAACGTGGCCGTGCAGCTCATCGCCGCGCAGGTGTTCGAGGTGCCCGTGGCCGTGCCCACGCCGGGCGAATACGTGGCCGACGGCGGAGCGACGCAGGCCGCCTGGTCGCTCACGGGCACCCGCCCGGCCTGGTCGGTGGCCATCGCCTCGCAGCCCACGCCGGACTTCCACCCGGTGATCCGCTCCCAGTACGCCGCGCACCGCGCCTGA
- a CDS encoding alpha-N-arabinofuranosidase — protein sequence MSTARIDIDRTNVVAPLNRRIFGSFVEHLGRCVYDGIFEPGHPTANADGFRLDVVELVKELGSTTIRYPGGNFVSGYKWEDGVGPRETRPVRRDLAWHSLETNQVGLEEFGRWCELTGSELMMAVNLGTRGIENALDLLEYANGEPGTALADQRVANGRAEPYDIRMWCLGNEMDGPWQIGHMSAEDYGKIAARTASAMKTADKNLELVVCGSSGSAMPTFGEWERVVLEASYDNVDYISCHAYYQERGGDLGSYLASSVEMTYFIDTVVATADHVKHKLRSQKTIQLSFDEWNIWYLDEHQASEEVNDEWRVAPRQLEDVYSVADAVVLGNLLITLLQNHDRVTSASLAQLVNVIAPIMTEPGGDSWRQTTFFPFSVTSRLARGEVLRPRIDTGRYDTALHGSVALVDAVVTADSETGTSAVFLVNRSQTESIDVVVDLSDVGAGRIVEAVTLHDDDPYAKNTLADQNRVGLSPLAGAELADGILTVTLPPVSWSAVALA from the coding sequence ATGAGCACCGCACGCATCGACATTGACCGCACGAACGTGGTCGCCCCGCTGAACCGGCGTATCTTCGGCTCCTTCGTGGAGCACCTGGGCCGTTGTGTCTACGACGGCATCTTTGAACCCGGCCACCCCACCGCCAACGCCGACGGTTTTCGCCTCGACGTGGTCGAGCTGGTCAAGGAGCTGGGCTCCACGACCATCCGCTACCCCGGCGGTAACTTCGTCTCGGGGTACAAGTGGGAAGACGGCGTGGGCCCGCGCGAGACACGGCCGGTGCGCCGCGACCTGGCCTGGCACTCGCTGGAGACCAACCAGGTGGGCCTGGAGGAGTTCGGCCGTTGGTGCGAGCTCACCGGTTCCGAGCTCATGATGGCCGTGAATCTCGGCACCCGAGGCATCGAGAATGCCCTGGACCTGCTCGAGTACGCCAACGGCGAGCCCGGCACGGCCCTGGCCGACCAGCGGGTGGCCAACGGCCGCGCGGAGCCGTACGACATCCGGATGTGGTGCCTGGGCAACGAGATGGACGGCCCCTGGCAGATCGGCCACATGTCGGCCGAGGACTACGGCAAGATCGCCGCCCGCACCGCGTCGGCCATGAAGACCGCCGACAAGAACCTCGAACTCGTGGTCTGCGGCTCCTCAGGCTCGGCGATGCCCACCTTCGGCGAGTGGGAACGGGTGGTGCTCGAGGCGAGCTACGACAACGTCGACTACATCTCCTGCCACGCCTACTACCAGGAGCGCGGCGGCGACCTGGGCTCCTACCTGGCCTCATCGGTGGAGATGACCTACTTCATCGACACCGTCGTGGCCACCGCAGACCACGTCAAGCACAAGCTGCGCAGCCAGAAGACCATCCAGCTCTCCTTCGACGAGTGGAACATCTGGTACCTCGACGAGCACCAGGCCTCCGAGGAAGTCAACGACGAGTGGCGCGTCGCCCCGCGCCAGCTCGAAGACGTCTACTCGGTGGCGGATGCCGTGGTGCTGGGCAACCTGCTCATCACCCTGCTGCAGAACCACGACCGGGTCACCTCGGCGTCGCTCGCGCAGCTGGTGAACGTGATCGCACCGATCATGACCGAACCCGGCGGCGACTCCTGGCGCCAGACCACGTTCTTCCCGTTCTCGGTCACGTCGCGGCTCGCCCGCGGCGAGGTGCTGCGGCCGCGGATCGACACCGGCCGGTACGACACGGCCCTGCACGGCTCGGTCGCGCTGGTCGACGCCGTGGTGACGGCGGATTCCGAGACCGGCACGTCGGCCGTGTTTCTGGTGAACCGCAGTCAGACCGAGTCGATCGACGTGGTGGTCGACCTGTCCGACGTCGGCGCCGGCCGCATCGTCGAGGCCGTGACCCTGCACGACGACGATCCTTACGCGAAGAACACCCTCGCCGACCAGAACCGGGTGGGCCTGTCGCCACTGGCCGGGGCGGAGCTGGCCGACGGCATCCTCACGGTCACACTGCCGCCGGTCTCCTGGTCGGCCGTCGCGCTGGCCTAG
- a CDS encoding carbohydrate ABC transporter permease gives MAILTPGATAPVDAPDGSSPSRPTRRGNTGRDGGRKIGSHVLLIILVIYFITPLWWLTVAATKDTAGLFSGSGGPLWFDGEFNLFNNIAGLFEHQGGIYWRWLGNSFFYALSGGVGATILAVLAGYGFAKYRFRGRNAFFSVLLGAVMVPMTALVIPTFVLLSNMGLVNTIWAVILPSLLSPFGVYLMRVYTQDAVPDELLDAARVDGAGELRTFFQVSLPLLRPAIVTVLLLSVVGTWNNFFLPLAVLSDPNLLPVTVGLNNWQALSNAGAGGEQVWNLIVTGAFVSVLPLIIAFLSLQKYWQGGLSLGALK, from the coding sequence ATGGCCATTCTCACTCCCGGCGCCACGGCCCCGGTCGACGCTCCCGACGGCTCCAGCCCCAGCCGCCCCACCCGCCGCGGCAATACCGGCCGGGATGGCGGCCGCAAGATCGGCTCCCATGTGCTGCTGATCATCCTGGTCATCTACTTCATCACCCCTCTGTGGTGGCTCACCGTCGCAGCGACCAAGGACACCGCCGGCCTGTTCAGCGGCAGCGGCGGACCGCTCTGGTTCGACGGCGAGTTCAACCTGTTCAACAACATCGCCGGGCTCTTCGAACATCAGGGCGGTATCTACTGGCGGTGGCTGGGCAACTCGTTCTTCTACGCCCTCTCCGGCGGAGTCGGGGCCACCATCCTGGCCGTGCTGGCCGGCTACGGCTTTGCCAAGTACCGGTTCCGCGGCCGCAACGCCTTCTTCTCGGTGCTCCTGGGCGCCGTGATGGTGCCGATGACGGCCCTGGTGATTCCCACCTTCGTGCTCCTGAGCAACATGGGACTGGTCAACACCATCTGGGCGGTCATCCTGCCATCACTGCTCAGCCCGTTCGGCGTCTACCTGATGCGGGTCTACACGCAGGACGCCGTTCCCGACGAGCTCCTCGACGCGGCCCGCGTCGACGGCGCGGGCGAGTTGCGCACCTTCTTCCAGGTGTCGCTGCCGCTGCTGCGCCCCGCGATCGTGACGGTACTGCTTCTGTCGGTCGTGGGCACCTGGAACAACTTCTTCCTGCCGCTGGCCGTCCTCAGCGACCCGAACCTGCTCCCCGTCACGGTGGGACTGAACAACTGGCAGGCACTCTCCAACGCCGGCGCCGGAGGCGAGCAGGTCTGGAACCTCATTGTCACGGGCGCCTTCGTATCGGTGCTGCCGCTGATCATCGCCTTCCTGTCCCTGCAGAAGTACTGGCAGGGCGGCCTCTCGCTCGGAGCCCTGAAGTAA
- a CDS encoding carbohydrate ABC transporter permease, whose product MALTELAPPPVPATPRPTRRPRRQIDRMDRKRQRWGWLFVAPFAVVFVTFLVAPLAYAFWMSLQTSTLATGTSFTWFANYAKAFTDPIFLEGLGRVASFALIMIPAQMIVALVAALVLDNLSTALSKFSRLMIFVPYAIPVVIGALMWGFLYSPRFGPATDIFGLIGLTAPDFLSQGTIFASLVNIVTWQWAGYYMIIIYAALRGIDPAIYEAARLDGANGRQIALRVKVPMISSSMVMVLIFALIGTLQFFTEPQVLRAVAQGAIPVSYTPNMYAYSLAFSYSQFNYASAISFALGIVVFAGSYLFLFLTRKQSGLK is encoded by the coding sequence ATGGCACTCACTGAACTGGCACCGCCACCGGTGCCGGCCACGCCGCGGCCCACCCGTCGGCCGCGCAGGCAGATCGACCGGATGGACCGCAAGCGCCAGCGCTGGGGCTGGCTTTTCGTGGCCCCGTTCGCCGTCGTCTTCGTCACCTTCCTGGTGGCGCCCCTTGCCTACGCCTTCTGGATGAGCCTGCAGACCAGCACCCTGGCCACCGGTACCTCGTTCACCTGGTTCGCCAACTACGCCAAGGCGTTCACCGACCCGATCTTCCTCGAGGGACTCGGCCGGGTCGCCTCGTTCGCGCTGATCATGATCCCCGCGCAGATGATCGTGGCCCTGGTCGCGGCGCTCGTTCTCGACAACCTCTCCACCGCGCTGTCCAAGTTCTCCCGGTTGATGATCTTCGTGCCCTACGCGATCCCGGTCGTCATCGGTGCGCTGATGTGGGGCTTCCTCTACAGCCCCCGATTCGGCCCGGCCACCGACATCTTCGGCCTGATCGGCCTCACCGCCCCCGACTTCCTGTCGCAGGGAACCATCTTCGCCAGCCTGGTCAATATCGTCACCTGGCAATGGGCGGGCTACTACATGATCATCATCTACGCCGCCCTCCGCGGCATCGACCCCGCCATCTACGAGGCTGCCCGCCTCGACGGCGCCAACGGCCGCCAGATCGCGCTGCGGGTCAAGGTCCCCATGATCTCGTCCTCCATGGTGATGGTGCTGATCTTCGCCCTCATCGGCACCCTGCAGTTCTTCACCGAGCCGCAGGTGCTGCGAGCGGTGGCGCAGGGCGCCATCCCCGTCTCGTACACGCCCAATATGTACGCCTACTCGCTGGCGTTCTCCTACAGCCAGTTCAACTACGCCTCGGCCATCTCATTTGCGCTCGGCATCGTGGTCTTCGCCGGTTCGTACCTGTTCCTCTTCCTCACCCGCAAGCAGAGCGGACTCAAGTAA
- a CDS encoding ABC transporter substrate-binding protein, which produces MKTKFLASVGVIAVAAAALTGCSAGSESSGSSKATCTNKIVNADAPQVSVWAWYPAFEEVVDVFNNSHDDVQVCWTNAGQGNDEYTKFSTSIESKSGAPDVIQLESEVLSSFSIRNALVDLTEFGANDVKDKYTEGSWKDASSGDAVYAIPVDGGPMGMLYRQDLFEAAGIAVPTTWAEFATAAATLKASGSDGVLVNFPTNGRAFNQALFAQAGSVPFVYDSTKPTDIGIDVNDQGAKDVLDYWNGLVQDGLVTTDDAFTADYNTSLVDGTYAVYLAAAWGPGYLQGLSDADENAVWAVAPLPQWDAANPVQVNWGGSTFAVTSQAGDKDLSAEVAMGLFGTDESWKIGVEKGALFPSYKPMLDSDYFANLEYPFFGGQQINKDVFLNAAAGYTGATFSPFQNYAYDQLTEELYSMVQGEQDGSQALDDLQERLVTYATEQGFTVAK; this is translated from the coding sequence ATGAAGACCAAATTCCTGGCATCGGTCGGCGTCATCGCCGTCGCCGCGGCCGCGCTCACCGGATGCTCGGCCGGCTCGGAATCGAGCGGCAGCAGCAAGGCCACCTGCACCAACAAGATCGTCAACGCCGACGCCCCGCAGGTCAGCGTGTGGGCCTGGTACCCGGCGTTCGAAGAGGTCGTCGACGTGTTCAACAACAGCCATGACGACGTTCAGGTCTGCTGGACCAACGCCGGCCAGGGCAACGACGAGTACACCAAATTCTCCACCTCGATCGAGTCGAAGTCGGGCGCTCCGGACGTCATCCAGCTCGAATCCGAGGTGCTCTCCAGCTTCAGTATCCGCAACGCCCTCGTCGACCTCACCGAGTTCGGTGCCAACGACGTCAAGGACAAGTACACCGAGGGCTCGTGGAAGGACGCGTCCAGCGGCGACGCCGTGTACGCCATTCCCGTCGACGGCGGGCCGATGGGCATGCTCTACCGCCAGGACCTCTTCGAGGCCGCCGGCATCGCCGTTCCCACCACGTGGGCCGAGTTCGCCACCGCCGCCGCCACGCTCAAAGCGTCCGGCTCCGACGGCGTGCTGGTGAACTTCCCCACCAACGGCCGCGCATTCAACCAGGCTCTGTTCGCGCAGGCCGGGTCGGTGCCGTTCGTCTACGACTCCACCAAGCCCACCGACATCGGCATCGATGTGAACGACCAGGGTGCAAAGGACGTGCTGGACTACTGGAACGGCCTCGTGCAGGACGGCCTCGTCACGACCGACGACGCCTTCACCGCCGACTACAACACCAGCCTCGTCGACGGCACCTACGCCGTCTACCTGGCTGCCGCCTGGGGCCCCGGCTACCTGCAGGGCCTCTCGGATGCCGACGAGAACGCCGTCTGGGCCGTCGCCCCACTGCCGCAGTGGGACGCCGCCAACCCCGTCCAGGTCAACTGGGGCGGCTCGACCTTCGCCGTGACCAGCCAGGCCGGTGACAAGGACCTCTCCGCCGAGGTGGCCATGGGCCTGTTCGGCACCGACGAGTCCTGGAAGATCGGGGTGGAAAAGGGCGCCCTGTTCCCGTCCTACAAGCCCATGCTCGACTCGGACTACTTCGCCAACCTCGAGTACCCGTTCTTCGGTGGCCAGCAGATCAACAAGGACGTGTTCCTGAACGCGGCCGCCGGCTACACCGGTGCCACCTTCAGCCCGTTCCAGAACTACGCCTACGACCAGCTGACCGAGGAGCTGTACTCCATGGTGCAGGGCGAACAGGACGGAAGCCAGGCACTGGACGACCTGCAGGAGCGTCTCGTCACCTACGCCACCGAACAGGGCTTCACCGTCGCCAAGTAG